From a single Lolium rigidum isolate FL_2022 chromosome 7, APGP_CSIRO_Lrig_0.1, whole genome shotgun sequence genomic region:
- the LOC124675699 gene encoding protein NETWORKED 3C-like: MVQKELQQAWWFDGHNLAKPSPWLGHTLSELDDKTKQMLKLIDQDADSFAQRAEMYYKKRPVLVDMLGDLYRAHRSLAEQYDTLKHSCSTRRSMLTPSPSTKSWSPSSMDGKATGSSSSNSLCSDSYDSESEVDDPEEHPEEEHDEKVSEGQIEAEKDQPDPEAELMRAEIKRLTEQNSELQKAIEDNKAAQQAELAAKDEEKREVIRQLASSIHIVKQENYTLRECIKSSKQHQPAPSSRGFDLKKLTKDLFSAKLFTAHCRPSGPLVAL; the protein is encoded by the exons ATGGTGCAAAAGGAGCTGCAGCAGGCATGGTGGTTTGACGGTCACAACCTTGCAAAGCCATCGCCGTGGCTCGGCCACACTCTTTCAG AGCTAGATGACAAGACCAAGCAGATGCTCAAGCTGATCGACCAAGATGCAGACTCGTTTGCTCAACGTGCTGAAATGTATTACAAGAAGCGCCCTGTCCTGGTGGACATGCTTGGCGACCTGTATCGAGCGCACCGCTCGCTGGCCGAGCAGTATGACACGCTGAAGCATAGCTGCAGCACGCGTCGCTCAATGCTTACTCCATCTCCCAgtaccaagagttggtctccttcATCCATGGATGGCAAGGCAACAGGAAGTTCTTCATCCAACTCTCTTTGCTCTGACTCCTATGACTCGGAGTCTGAAGTTGATGACCCTGAAGAACACCCAGAAGAAGAACATGATGAGAAGGTATCTGAAGGTCAAATAGAAGCAGAAAAGGACCAGCCAGACCCAGAAGCAGAGCTCATGCGTGCGGAGATCAAGAGGCTCACTGAGCAGAATTCAGAGCTGCAGAAAGCGATCGAAGATAACAAGGCAGCTCAACAGGCAGAGCTCGCCGCCAAGGACGAGGAGAAGAGGGAGGTCATCAGGCAGCTCGCGTCGTCGATCCACATCGTGAAGCAGGAGAATTACACCTTGCGCGAGTGCATCAAGAGCTCAAAGCAGCACCAACCCGCGCCTTCGTCCCGCGGTTTCGATCTCAAGAAGCTGACCAAGGATCTGTTCTCCGCCAaactgttcacggcgcactgcagGCCTTCAGGGCCTCTGGTTGCTCTGTGA